From the genome of Mya arenaria isolate MELC-2E11 chromosome 5, ASM2691426v1:
GTATTTTTATAGCTTATGTCCCTTGgtgacataaaataaacatatttaattttcaaaatttgaaacagAGTGTTTAGGTAGCTTGAATTTCACAAACGGTTACATAGCTATGTATCTGGCATCGTATATCAACTAGCCGCATTTCAACGAAAAgttaactgtttgaaataaaagaatatctTTGTAGTGTAGcattaagatttgacctagtaacATAGATTTTGACCCCACGTTACCCAGTTTCCAACTACTTAAGTTTTCATCGCAGTCAGATTGGACCAAaactattgcaaaaatatagcTCTGATGTGTTCCCAAGGTTTGTCCAAGATTTTACCTATTGACTTAGTTGTTGACCCAATGTGACCTAGTTCCAATTAAGCCAAGATTTTATCGTGGTAAactctgattaagtttcatgaaaattggAGTGCAATATGCCTCTGTTTGTCCACAAGTTTTCTGTAAGATTTTATCTAATGGCCTAGTTCTTGAATCCATATGGCCCATTTTTAAAGTCAACCAAGAGTACATTAAGGGGACTATTCTGACCAATCAATACCATTATTTGGTTTCGAACATGATTTTGGTTTACatggtgacctagtttctgacCTCACGTGACCATGTTTCAActaaattattgattttatcaaggaaaacatcctgattaagtttcataaatatagGACCAAACATattgcctctagtatgttcctaAGATTTtatctaagatttgacctagagATCTGGTTTTTGACACCACAGGACTAGTTTCAAACGAATCCAAGAGTTTATCAATGGAAAcgttctgataaagtttcataaatattggaccAACTATAATGTCTCTAGTGTGTAGTCAAGGTTTTCCTAACATTTGACCAAGTTTTTGACACCATGTGACCTACATTTACAAGCGGTTAAGATTTTATCAAGGGGACATTCTGACAGGAAAGAATGTGACGGgcggacggaatgacggacagcgccaaaacaatatccccctcctgAAGACTTCAATTCGGCGGGGGATCATGTTCGGTTAAAAATAGGTCACGCAATCATGTTTGAAAACATCTCTATAGGCCACATTAACAACACAATATTAATGCAATCTGGTCAGGATGTGCATCGTTATATAGTTTCAGTATAGGTCATGTCTGATTAAAAAGTAGGCCgaaattacatttaaaactgttgaaCAAACTTGAGTATACGTCCGACTCCTAGTGGTGTGGAAAATGGTGCTCATTTGTTATTCAGACGTTCAGCATTAGAGAGACACGGGTGCATGAGTAAGGGGTACACGGATCTTCTAGAGGGTATCAACTTATATTCCGCACCTTTAATCTGTTACCTTTATAAACTAAAGGTGATataatttaaggaatggaagttgaggtgtaaatattagaagagaattttggaaaaaaatatgtttactacGATGGAACGTCAAAAGTTGGGGGTCACGACTGTAACAAAATTACGTCGTATTTAATTAACGTCGTCGTCAAATTCATTCACACTCAAGACGTATCTAGTCGTCTTATGTTGCACATTTCACGTTTAGCACAatggatttttattttatgtttttattttcaagcagttttttatataaatgtatgacaTTACAAAATATGCAGATAACCAAACGTTAAGTTTGAATATTCGTCTGCCCAATTTAACAAGCTCTCGTGAATTTGAACACAACCACTAAACCTTACTCTACTGCATGAGCGATGGTGAAGGAACTTTTCCTCGCCGGTGATGAGTTGATGCATGTCCCTTTTTAATGGATTGAATTAACAAACACAGGGCCCATTGGTCACGTCAACATAGCGAAATATGCGTCATGATGATGTGGACAGGTTTTGCGCGTGACTTGAACATCTGCACGTGCGTAATCGTACGCATCCTTTGCTGTATTAATGATGCTTCAGCGATTTCTAACTGCCATTTTACATAGTTGCCTGCAGCGTCCTTAGCATACGAAAAattaaaacgacatgaaaagaagtagttctttggattTTGCAGTCTTCAGACTAcatgcgcgcatgcgcagataatCGAACAATACAGTCGTGTTTGAATAGAGAGATACTATATAAATTATGCACCGTAGTTTACTGTTATTAAACCACTGTGTGGGAAtagacaccggatatagctaaaaaaatgatcaatcgataagcgtttgattttgacacatggtcagttttctatcattttttgtattttatgttgatatatttaacaaaatcgaagagttttgaattacttgatactgtgcaatatacgactatgatggaaatatgtctcctcttttgtataatagcccaattcactccgaaagttgcatgatcgctcacaaaaGTTAACTTacgtggtacgatttcaaacataaatcaacaaattgaaaataagaataaaaactgaatcgagcgatttcattgtaataacataatctagtaatgtgtaaaatatcaatatgatatgttttgttgttacggagatatgcataccttttgatgccctggcagtgtactggggatagatgaagcaaataaataactgcacaggggatagctattaagtggactgaggatagtaacgatgtatttagaataacgagactgtgataatgattacggcTATTTATCTATACGTGAGCTTGAGGGAAATTGTTCGATGgtgtccatatcgagggatgagagcaaaaacatgttattgttgttttttgtatctgtatgcacttaaaactgtttcattcatacatattagttaaccatgatgtgtttatcacaagcatcaatatctaaatatttgaaatacgccggtaatctgatttattgagtaacacaaaacatatggccgtagaatttttgtggtgtttgcatttcatatatatagtattgctttgtaaatcaagtaggtacgtttttgcacacAGTAAGTCACcagtagggaatgagatattgtgatcaaatttgaaACACGTAAAGCTTTTTTCTTAGCTTGGGTCGATTTTggtattacttagaacagaacAATGGTCTCTGTTCGTTCATTTCAGTGAGAAAgaatgtattgtgaccaaccctgatatttacgcagcgtgcatatatacgttcatttaggagagcatggatcaaactcattgtaaactaaagtttgctcaataatttcttatcaaattgtactctcacgttttgcagattatttaaaagttcgaaatagacatatacatgtatattgtatattaacagtgtcactatcaatttttgtcccattttatatgttatcaccaggacacaaATTCCTCAACTTTGACactatccccagtacataatacggctatccccagtacagtactgtgaacatttctaagggcatatctttaacagtttaaaagttacattgccataTCTCGCAATAGAAATAGTTGAGCTTATGCTagtgaaatccttcgattcagattttttatttattcgatatattcccttaaaaataacaatacttgtcgaaattctgtaagttttgaggtgatcagctcagatttgaagaaacattttacgAAGTCTGCTGAATCGTAAGCcctttaaagtataccataggccaaattAAGCATTCAGCAAGTAattcaaacacttgcttcatttgtggatacggtagatatgcgtttacacagcaagatcttacctctggttAAGAAtaaacaactgcataattgtTTGCTTACTTATCACtctttgagctatatccggtgtccacATAGTGTTAACGCtttcattcaaaaataacaaatgagaagcatgtttcactaacataatatttcaaatgtgcGTGTTTAAGTTTGCACGCgcgtaaacatgtaaatgtgtgAGTGCGCGCGTTAATGTATgcgatgtgtgtgtgtggggggggggcgtgcgcgtgtgtgtgtgcgcgcgcgagTGCGTTTGTATGGATATGGATTCGTGCGgatacttgccacatgtgttcgacataccaagatgacatgtcgcgtgcaagacacgtgtccctccctctaaggtTAAAGTCACACTTATGTGTTtcttcacaatggaatgctgcatataaggacatagagtataggttgtcgtgtccgggctgtaactttcccttggacagattttaaaatgacttgccacatgctTTAGTGTATgcggtgtgtgtgtgtgtgtgtgtgtgtgtgtgcgtgcgtgcgtgcgtgcgtgcgtgcgtgtgcgtgtgcgtgtgtgtgtgtgcgcgcgcgcgagTGCGTTTGTATGGATATGGATTCGTGTGGGTATGGATATTGTGTGTCTGTGTTTTAGTGCGTTTTAGTGCCTGTCTCATTTCATATTACAGGTACCTTTCCGAATTCGTAATTATATCGACGGCGTTTACGGGGTTCGAGATCGCCGTCAGGTAATCTCGAATCATGTTCTGTACTCtgtaatatatgtaataaattatatgtaatatatgtaaCATGCCATTTCATTTGGTTTACACTTCAAttagctcgattgtgaagaaagctttCAGCTTATAAATCACCAATCTCAAGTCCATCTGGGAGTCCAGGAGAACGTTCCCCGACCATCGAATCCCGAGACATCTTAGTCGCAAAGGAATCGTGGGGTactataaaacatacacatataacatcattcttcattggttaaaaaaacaaacagtaaatCAGATTTTTTACTATAGTactatacatacatatacaatatgtatacatataataaaatcGATAATTTTATCTTCTTGTGTACGACATGATGATCATGCGTATCGTCCTTTTTTAAGCGACTGTTCCGTCACTATGTGCGGGTCTTCCTTCGATAGACCTGGACCCTTCAATGAAGACCCTACAAAACGTACACGGTAAtcgttaaaaacattttttaaaaaacgcTTAAAGGGGACActtttttagtttgaaaaaagatgatatttctattaaaaaacaCGGTCATAAAACCCGctgaatttcaaaacaaactatGCTTGAGACGtatgttcaaaatataataaaaaatgtgtatgtctttatacaattttaaacagtttccttttaatttaaaaactatcagaagcttttaacattttttttttttgtaaaagggACATTTTTCACTAAAAATCTATCAATAATagatattttaacaactttGTAATGCTAGAATATCCCCCAAAAAATACGCAAATACTGGTTTAGTtggttgtttttctttaattaaatgaGATAATTTGCTGGCATTAAATGCCTTTTTCCATATGGTAAAATATATGGGTATTGCAAATAACGCTATTTTTCGACACGGTTTCATAACTAACCTTTTCTTTAACGGCAGTCATCTTTCTTCACGTTTTCGTAATGCGGCCGTCAAATTAACGTCATTTCCTGTTAGACGTAGGCGACAACGTTTGACAAATCTTCCGGCGATGGGTTAAAAATTTATTACTTTAAGACAAAATTTAGAACAAATAGGTGAAACGTTTGTAACAAAATACAACGCCATTGTTtagtatttttaacattaattgtaAGGATATTGAAAAAACAAGTGACCGACGTTAGAAAAACATCATagaaattaagttatttttattttcataataccAAGAACTTTTTTGTTCTTCTCAGACTGGCAAATATATCGATAAATATGATCGGCGGGTGCCATATTTTCGCGTGATCCCCATTTTTTTGGCGTTTGACTAGAACAGTCTACATGTAAGTGTTCACTACATGTAGTAAAACACCGTTCGCTAAAATACCGTTTCGTCTAAGTTTCAACGCATGCGCTGATACTTACTTCCTTTTCCAAAACCTAAACATGTCGAAAAGAGGTACACAAAAATATACGTGATGTAAATCCTTCGCAATCAAAGCCTTGAAATGttaaattctaaatattttcatataaatacatgAAAGAAAGCCGCTTTTAAACATACGgctgtataaatatatgttgatttACCTGTTAATTGATGAATCGAGAGGAATAACGTCGAATTCGTAGATCGGTTAGTTTCTGACATTTAATGTTTTCCAGGACGTGGAGGTTCCGCCGGAGGAAAGTTCAGAATTTCCTTGGCCCTGCCAGTGGGCGCTGTCATCAACTGTGCAGACAACACTGGTACAGCTATAATCTTTTCATGGTTTTGTCTTTAATACATCTGTCAACTTAATTTTTTTGTGCTTTAGTTTTACCAGTCTAAATTAGTACAGTGAACTTTACTCCACTTTGTTCAGACTGGGGAAGAGTTAAAAAGCGTTAATATTGTTCTACCTTGTTCAAtacataattgattttttttaaagtaaaccgAAAAGAAAAATGTGCCTGGTCCGGAGCTTGGACCAATGTTTGTGTTCTAGCATGGCGCTCTTTGataatgttgatttttgttAAGCCGTTTGTTAgaaatattattcttaaaaagTCTGTTGACAACAGTTTGGTTATCATCATTTCAGTTCAGTGTAATGAAAAAGTTATGAGATAACCATTGTACTTTGCTGTGATATTTCTATAACAATTGTATTCTGTTGCATTTATAGGTGCCAAGAATCTGTACGTTATTGCTGTGCAGGGAATCAAGGGTCGTCTCAACAGAATGCCAGCTGCTGGCTCAGGAGACATGATTGTAGCCACAGTAAAGAAGGGAAAACCTGAACTCAGAAAAAAGGGTATGTGTTTGTTATAATTGATGTAAgaatttgtttgtgtttatttttgccATACTAAACAATAAAGTCCTCAGTAAACAGCATAATCCAAGCTTCAAGATTCTTTGCTCATAAAGCTCCAGTCTGCTATAGCCAGTTTGATTAAAGTAAGAGAACAGCATtcaaaaaaatcttcaaaaaggTGTTAAAAAGGTGTTTTGTTACTGGTTTTCAGTAAGCAGAAATGATTAAAGAATGTGattttttagctcaactattcgaagaataaggagagctatacaactcacccaagcgtcggtgtcaccccttggttaaggttttgcgtgcaagcacacataggttaatatctcagcaactacttgaggtattgcattgagactttatacaatggtactcaaccatccaacctactcaattaaccaagttagataactgtagtttgcatttaatgcaaataataggcctttattatttgacttagaaattctggtaaaggtagtcatcgaaattagacttttggatcaacaagccctaattattatactattgctAGGCATCaagtttttgaacaagccctgctatataaaattcagaatttgatcaagcccgaaagacatataaccagtgcagggcttgcgggcttgtgttaatttcgaccactgttaaggttttgcgtgcaagcacacataggttaatatctcagcaactacttgaggtattgcattgagacttgatacaatggtactcaaccatccaacctacttaatttaccaagtaagataactctagtttgcatttaatgcaaataattgccctttattatttgactcagaaattctggttaaggttttgcatgtaagcacacataggttaatatctcagcaactacttgatgaaTTGCATCGAGACTTTATAAAacggtactcaaccatccaatatacttaaataaccaagtaagataactctagtttgcatttagttcaaataatggccccttttttattcaacataggtATTCTggttacagttttgcatgtaaccacttttaagtcaatactatagcaaatacatcatgtattgcattgaaactttacacacaggctgtAATGGCTTTGtcgtttttcattaaaatgtcgTAAACCACATGCTGTCAGTGATGGTTTTCAGAGGGTggctcatttaaaaaaaatagcccccaaaaatttttttatacaattttttacTCTGTTATGTATACAAATACTTTTTGCAGTTATGCCTGCGGTGGTGATCAGACAAAGAAAACCCATCAGAAGAAAAGATGGCTCCTTCATATACTTTGAAGACAATGCGGGGGTCATTGTAAATAATAAGGGAGAAATGAAAGGTAAGCCTATAAACACTTTGGAAGTAGATTTAATAGTGTATAT
Proteins encoded in this window:
- the LOC128234854 gene encoding 60S ribosomal protein L23, with product MSKRGRGGSAGGKFRISLALPVGAVINCADNTGAKNLYVIAVQGIKGRLNRMPAAGSGDMIVATVKKGKPELRKKVMPAVVIRQRKPIRRKDGSFIYFEDNAGVIVNNKGEMKGSAVTGPVAKECADLWPRIASNASSIC